A genome region from Candidatus Microthrix parvicella Bio17-1 includes the following:
- a CDS encoding KTSC domain-containing protein, giving the protein MIEWTAVDGSTRIVAEAYDPATETILVRFPDGVEWAYQACPPQEWEAFTAPGQSRGKYIADVLNHKPHQRWAG; this is encoded by the coding sequence ATGATTGAATGGACTGCAGTAGATGGATCTACGCGAATCGTCGCGGAAGCCTACGACCCCGCCACCGAAACAATCTTGGTACGGTTTCCGGACGGGGTTGAGTGGGCTTACCAAGCTTGTCCGCCACAAGAGTGGGAAGCTTTCACCGCCCCTGGCCAGTCGCGCGGAAAATACATTGCCGACGTACTGAACCATAAGCCCCACCAACGTTGGGCTGGGTGA
- a CDS encoding IS1380 family transposase, with amino-acid sequence MSSLVYGNGPIKIDFDDPKLSGDGGLMLVSAMFERLGVAETAQRWVNVQGDGSANVGPKLETLVATMIAGGSHIDHANRLRAGATNQLLAHHTYAPSTLGTWLRCFDKVSVTQLDLLAGELFVRAWNAGLAPWRHGTVVVDFDSTIARVFSSAKEGAAYGYTKELGYHPLVATIADTGEIVACGNRDGNAHTAAGSRRMLSIVVGRLRRAGHVGPIEIRADSGFWSEKLIDRCVHLNVGYSVTVKRTSRMWDLINTVPEDRWEPIVYPAGVAQVAQIFDDKWGRIICRRVRNTADGALFDTWEHHAFITSNGLPTVEADAYHRAHAIVELNIRDLKAAGLAHIPSADRHANAAWVICAGIAHNIARWATNFDTDGFPVRQRTTLATIRHLYIAFAVRVCRPQGKPRISGPLDWPAAEWIQACNSSIAAMPRWSG; translated from the coding sequence GTGAGCAGTCTGGTCTATGGCAACGGTCCGATCAAGATCGACTTTGACGATCCGAAACTGTCTGGTGATGGCGGGCTGATGTTGGTCTCAGCCATGTTCGAACGGTTGGGTGTCGCCGAGACCGCACAGCGGTGGGTGAACGTCCAAGGGGATGGGTCGGCGAACGTCGGACCGAAGCTGGAAACGCTGGTCGCCACGATGATCGCGGGTGGTTCCCACATCGACCACGCCAACCGGCTCCGCGCTGGTGCTACCAACCAGCTGTTGGCTCATCACACGTATGCGCCGTCCACGTTGGGCACGTGGCTTCGGTGTTTCGACAAAGTGTCGGTCACCCAGCTCGATCTGCTCGCGGGTGAGTTGTTCGTCCGGGCGTGGAACGCCGGGCTGGCCCCGTGGCGTCACGGCACCGTCGTCGTCGATTTCGACTCGACGATCGCCCGGGTGTTCTCCTCCGCGAAGGAAGGCGCCGCCTACGGCTACACCAAAGAGTTGGGCTATCACCCGCTGGTCGCCACGATCGCCGACACCGGGGAGATCGTCGCGTGTGGGAACCGTGACGGCAACGCCCACACCGCTGCCGGTTCGCGTCGGATGTTGTCGATCGTTGTTGGTCGGCTTCGGCGGGCGGGGCACGTCGGACCGATCGAGATCCGGGCCGATTCGGGGTTCTGGTCCGAGAAGTTGATCGACCGGTGTGTTCACCTGAATGTCGGGTATTCGGTGACGGTGAAACGAACTTCGCGGATGTGGGACCTGATCAACACGGTTCCCGAGGACCGTTGGGAGCCAATCGTCTATCCGGCCGGTGTTGCCCAGGTCGCCCAGATCTTCGATGACAAGTGGGGGCGGATCATCTGCCGTCGGGTCCGTAACACCGCCGACGGTGCGCTCTTTGATACGTGGGAACACCACGCGTTCATCACCTCGAACGGGCTCCCAACCGTCGAGGCCGACGCCTACCATCGTGCCCACGCGATCGTGGAGTTGAACATCCGTGATCTCAAAGCCGCTGGGCTCGCCCACATCCCGTCGGCAGACCGTCACGCCAACGCCGCGTGGGTGATCTGCGCGGGGATCGCCCACAACATCGCCCGCTGGGCGACCAACTTCGACACCGACGGGTTCCCGGTCCGACAACGCACCACCCTCGCCACGATCCGGCACCTGTACATCGCGTTCGCGGTCCGGGTGTGTCGCCCACAAGGCAAACCGAGGATCTCCGGACCTCTCGACTGGCCCGCAGCCGAATGGATCCAAGCATGCAACTCCTCGATCGCGGCCATGCCCCGCTGGTCGGGATAG
- a CDS encoding ATP-binding protein, translated as MPERHPTCVGRVRHVLGSRVTVAIDPDLAGVAPIHNGKLLPLGQIGSLVRLPQGLVDLIGQVDLLGIAELAGAPEPSEIVQTGERWLQVELLGEIDRGTSRFRRGVGSYPGLDDPVHFATADDLRIVFPSDDPGRVRVGGLSAAEDVPVCLDVGKLIMRHSAVVGSTGAGKTSAVVSLLQHFARDDWPGANIVVIDPHGEYGQALDQDAAVRSVLGHGDAALRVPYWALPARDILSVFAGSASPTTRSRFDELVTDERRAFVTAAPWLKLATAAVTPDTPVPFDLRKVWYQLDFENNETRTIKSDPNSVCTEDEGDSAALSPAGFTSYSPVNNAPFKGPLHGVHASVPELLRLGLRDQRLRFFREPLGIASGPDPLPEVVAEWLGKEKPISVLDFSGVPAPASDLAIGVVLNLLFEIAVRSGDSGHGIGRSRPLLVVLEEAHRYLGESASNMARTAANRIAREGRKYGVGLMLVTQRPSELPDTALAQCGSLVAMRLTNSADQSKIRSALPDTVATIAAVLPSLRTGEALISGEALALPARALLDLPDPLPMADDPSLESWRKESAAPDFSTPIAGWRGAD; from the coding sequence GTGCCTGAACGGCACCCGACGTGCGTGGGCCGCGTTCGCCACGTCCTGGGCAGCCGGGTCACCGTAGCGATAGATCCTGATCTCGCGGGGGTTGCGCCGATCCACAACGGCAAGCTGCTCCCACTGGGTCAGATCGGGTCGCTTGTGCGACTTCCCCAGGGTCTTGTCGATCTAATCGGTCAAGTGGACCTACTTGGTATCGCAGAACTGGCAGGCGCGCCAGAGCCAAGCGAAATCGTTCAGACAGGCGAGCGGTGGCTCCAGGTCGAGCTGCTGGGAGAGATCGACCGAGGCACATCACGTTTCAGGCGCGGAGTAGGTTCATATCCTGGTCTCGATGATCCCGTGCACTTCGCCACCGCCGACGACCTTCGAATCGTCTTCCCGTCCGATGACCCCGGCCGCGTTCGAGTCGGGGGACTTTCCGCTGCCGAAGATGTTCCCGTTTGCCTAGATGTTGGCAAGCTCATCATGCGACACTCTGCCGTAGTCGGGTCAACGGGCGCCGGCAAGACCAGTGCTGTCGTGTCACTTCTTCAGCATTTCGCTCGCGATGATTGGCCCGGGGCCAACATAGTGGTGATTGATCCGCACGGTGAGTACGGGCAGGCGCTTGACCAGGACGCGGCGGTGCGCTCTGTGCTTGGCCACGGCGATGCAGCCCTTCGGGTTCCGTATTGGGCGCTACCCGCAAGAGACATACTCAGCGTCTTCGCAGGTAGCGCCAGCCCTACCACCAGAAGCCGCTTTGACGAACTCGTGACCGACGAACGACGGGCCTTTGTGACGGCGGCACCATGGCTAAAACTGGCGACAGCAGCTGTTACACCGGACACGCCAGTCCCTTTTGATCTTCGAAAGGTGTGGTACCAGCTCGACTTTGAGAACAACGAAACACGAACCATCAAGTCAGACCCGAACTCAGTATGCACTGAAGACGAGGGAGATTCAGCTGCCCTATCTCCTGCAGGGTTCACTTCCTATTCACCTGTAAACAATGCACCTTTCAAGGGACCTCTCCACGGGGTCCATGCAAGCGTGCCCGAGCTTCTTCGACTCGGCTTGAGAGACCAAAGATTGAGATTTTTTCGCGAGCCCCTGGGCATCGCATCAGGTCCCGACCCACTGCCAGAGGTTGTCGCGGAATGGCTGGGTAAAGAGAAGCCCATCTCGGTGCTCGACTTCAGTGGTGTGCCGGCGCCTGCCAGCGACCTTGCGATTGGAGTGGTGCTGAATCTGCTGTTCGAGATAGCCGTTAGGTCGGGAGATAGTGGACATGGCATCGGACGCTCTCGACCCTTGCTCGTGGTTCTTGAAGAGGCTCATCGCTACCTAGGAGAGTCTGCATCCAACATGGCACGCACCGCAGCCAACCGCATCGCGAGGGAGGGCAGGAAGTATGGGGTCGGGCTAATGCTAGTTACCCAGAGACCTTCAGAACTCCCTGACACAGCCCTAGCGCAATGTGGCTCACTGGTAGCAATGCGCCTCACTAATTCGGCAGACCAATCCAAAATCAGGTCTGCGCTGCCCGACACCGTTGCTACGATCGCAGCCGTACTTCCATCTCTAAGAACAGGTGAGGCTCTGATCAGCGGGGAGGCACTTGCTCTTCCCGCCAGAGCGCTTCTTGACCTTCCAGACCCGCTCCCTATGGCTGATGACCCGTCCCTGGAAAGTTGGCGCAAAGAATCAGCTGCTCCAGACTTTTCGACTCCCATCGCTGGTTGGCGGGGGGCTGACTAG
- a CDS encoding SIR2 family protein, whose amino-acid sequence MFTSQLEHQNLEQVLSRLRRISTLLDDGEGTVDGLTGAAAKELDQDICRQIVDGVSLEAADATPVLRLAAWAARADYHLPVEIFTVNYDLLLETAFDSLGLPYFDGFMGSLRARFRTEYVEAGPSESASWLPAFFTRLWKLHGSVNWAWENDPRADVVRLGGPVHDDQPAAIYPSDAKYDESRRVPFVVLQDRFRRALHHPESLVLISGYSFGDAHLNEMIFDAATRKQRSEFIAFSYGSIPDEVAERALLTPNFQALGANEAIIGCKRSGWTAPGDTPTELWNDDKFGLGSFSNLATFLSRSSPPQSDLEARMAELLATAAESAGA is encoded by the coding sequence GTGTTCACGTCCCAGCTGGAGCATCAAAATCTCGAACAGGTATTGAGTCGACTGCGACGGATTTCGACGCTGTTGGATGATGGTGAAGGAACGGTGGACGGTCTAACAGGCGCAGCTGCGAAAGAACTCGACCAAGATATTTGTCGTCAAATCGTCGACGGCGTCTCGCTCGAAGCAGCAGACGCCACACCAGTCTTGCGGCTGGCGGCATGGGCGGCGCGAGCCGACTATCACCTCCCGGTCGAGATCTTCACCGTCAACTACGACCTACTTCTCGAGACAGCATTCGACTCTCTTGGGTTGCCCTATTTTGATGGCTTCATGGGGTCACTTCGCGCCCGCTTCCGTACAGAATACGTCGAGGCTGGCCCGAGTGAATCGGCTAGCTGGCTACCAGCCTTCTTCACCAGATTGTGGAAGCTCCACGGGTCAGTGAACTGGGCATGGGAAAACGATCCTCGAGCCGACGTCGTCAGGTTGGGAGGCCCAGTGCATGATGATCAACCGGCTGCGATCTACCCGTCCGATGCAAAGTACGACGAGTCGCGTCGTGTGCCCTTCGTCGTGCTTCAGGACCGCTTTCGGCGGGCCCTCCATCATCCAGAATCGCTGGTCCTGATCAGCGGCTACTCGTTCGGCGACGCTCATCTCAATGAGATGATCTTTGATGCAGCTACCCGGAAACAACGATCCGAATTTATTGCGTTCAGCTACGGATCGATTCCTGACGAGGTCGCAGAACGAGCTTTGCTGACACCAAACTTCCAGGCTCTCGGAGCCAATGAGGCTATCATAGGCTGCAAAAGGAGTGGCTGGACCGCTCCTGGCGACACTCCAACCGAACTATGGAACGACGATAAGTTCGGACTTGGGTCGTTCTCGAACTTAGCTACCTTCCTATCTCGGAGTTCGCCCCCGCAGAGCGACTTGGAGGCGAGGATGGCTGAACTACTAGCAACGGCAGCGGAGTCAGCCGGTGCCTGA